The following proteins are encoded in a genomic region of Struthio camelus isolate bStrCam1 chromosome 3, bStrCam1.hap1, whole genome shotgun sequence:
- the MANEA gene encoding glycoprotein endo-alpha-1,2-mannosidase has protein sequence MARFRRRTCIILVLFILFICSIMMALKTLRPDRAGFGDPFGLGLLPELRQRTVLLENKQNSLNRLQGDTVMHISNLHSSAAHTVKASMPPINKLEEELSSPNYNFHVFYYSWFGNPQFDGKYIHWNHPLLPHWDPKIANNYPKGRHNPPEDIGANFYPELGSYSSKDPSVIEAHMKQMRSASIGVIALSWYPPGMADENGEPTDDLVPVILDFAHKYNLKVTFHIEPYKDRDDRSMYNNVKYIIDKYGDHPAFYRYKTSTGRFLPMFYVYDSYVTIPEIWGNLLTVSGSQTIRNTPYDGLFIALLVEERHKHDIHRSGFDGIYTYFATNGFSYGSSHHNWASLKAFCDSNNLMFIPSVGPGYIDTSIRPWNNHNTRNRVNGKYYETAFSAALLVRPEIISITSFNEWHEGTQIEKAVPKRTGQIVYLDYKPHKPNVYLELTQKWSEKYRKEKEQWLM, from the exons ATGGCAAGATTTCGCAGAAGAACATGCATCATTttggtgctttttattttatttatttgctccaTAATGATGGCTTTGAAGACTCTCAGACCTGACAGAGCTGGTTTTGGGGATCCATTTGGACTTGGTCTGTTGCCTGAGCTTCGTCAGCGGACAGTGCTCTTAGAAAATAAGCAGAATTCACTAAATAGGCTTCAAGGAGATACTGTAATGCACATCAGTAATTTGCATAGTAGCGCAGCCCATACTGTGAAAGCGTCTATGCCTCCTATAAACAAGCTGGAAGAAGAGTTATCTTCTCCTAATTATAACTTTCATGTATTCTATTACAGTTGGTTTGGGAATCCTCAGTTTGATGGTAAATATATTCACTGGAACCATCCATTGTTGCCACACTGGGATCCCAAAATTGCAAACAATTATCCAAAAGGAAGGCATAATCCCCCTGAGGACATTGGGGCCAACTTTTATCCTGAACTTGGATCTTACAGTTCCAAAGACCCTTCTGTCATAGAAGCCCACATGAAGCAAATGCGTTCAGCTTCAATTG GTGTAATAGCGCTCTCATGGTACCCACCAGGTATGGCTGATGAAAATGGAGAACCAACTGATGATTTGGTGCCTGTAATTTTGGATTTTGCACACAAATACAATCTAAAg gtcaCTTTTCATATTGAACCCTATAAAGATAGAGATGATCGCAGTATGTACAACAATGTCAAATACATCATTGACAA ATATGGAGACCATCCAGCCTTTTACAGGTATAAGACCAGCACTGGCAGATTTCTTCCCATGTTTTATGTTTATGACTCTTACGTAACAATTCCTGAGATTTGGGGAAATCTGCTAACTGTTTCTGGATCCCAGACTATTCGAAATACTCCATATGATGGATTATTCATTGCACTTCTAGTGGAAGAAAGGCATAAGCATGACATTCACAGAAGTGGCTTTGATGGAATTTACACGTATTTTGCCACCAATGGCTTCTCTTATGGCTCATCTCATCATAATTGGGCAAGTTTAAAAGCCTTCTGTGATAGTAACAACTTAATGTTTATTCCAAGTGTGGGTCCAGGATATATTGATACCAGTATCCGACCGTGGAACAACCACAACACTCGTAATCGTGTCAATGGAAAGTACTATGAGACTGCCTTTAGTGCAGCCCTTTTGGTGAGACCAGAAATTATTTCTATCACATCTTTTAATGAGTGGCATGAAGGAACACAGATTGAAAAAGCTGTCCCCAAACGGACTGGACAGATAGTTTACCTTGATTATAAACCCCATAAACCAAATGTTTACTTAGAGCTCACTCAGAAGTGGTCTGAGaagtatagaaaagaaaaagaacagtggCTTATGTGA